Proteins co-encoded in one Dama dama isolate Ldn47 chromosome 2, ASM3311817v1, whole genome shotgun sequence genomic window:
- the CDKN1C gene encoding cyclin-dependent kinase inhibitor 1C codes for MERLVARRNFPMIARTSACRNLFGPVDHEELGRELQMRLAELNAEDQRRWDYNFQLDMPLPGPGRLQWTEVDSESVPAFYRETVQVGRCRLLLAPRPRPDGAANSPPPGALAEESLDGLGEAPASPSSGQAVAPAQAAAPAPQEGAEQEAVPPPRSQEPQAEPPHSGISGRPAPGTAAAGTNTAANAAGAATTAAAGGAAIKKLSGPLISDFFAKRKRPAPEAKASNEVPAGCAAPGAAPAVGSAEQTPRKRLR; via the exons ATGGAGCGCCTGGTCGCCCGCCGCAACTTTCCCATGATCGCGCGCACCAGCGCCTGCCGCAACCTCTTCGGGCCGGTGGACCACGAGGAGCTGGGCCGCGAGCTGCAGATGCGCCTGGCCGAGCTGAACGCCGAGGACCAGCGTCGCTGGGACTACAACTTCCAGCTGGACATGCCACTGCCGGGCCCCGGGCGCCTGCAGTGGACCGAGGTGGACAGCGAGTCCGTGCCCGCCTTCTACCGCGAGACGGTGCAGGTGGGGCGCTGTCGCCTGCTCCTGGCGCCTCGTCCCCGCCCGGACGGCGCGGCCAATAGCCCGCCTCCCGGGGCGCTGGCCGAGGAGTCCCTCGACGGCCTCGGGGAGGCGCCGGCGTCGCCGTCCAGCGGCCAGGCCGTAGCGCCTGCCCAGGCCGCGGCCCCGGCGCCTCAGGAGGGCGCCGAGCAGGAGGCGGTCCCGCCGCCGCGCAGCCAGGAGCCCCAGGCCGAGCCGCCGCACTCAGGGATTTCGGGGCGCCCCGCGCCGGGCACTGCCGCCGCTGGCACCAACACCGCCGCCAACGCCGCCGGTGCTGCCACCACTGCCGCCGCCGGAGGCGCCGCGATCAAGAAGCTGTCCGGGCCTCTCATCTCCG ACTTCTTCGCCAAGCGCAAGAGACCCGCGCCCGAAGCCAAGGCGTCGAACGAGGTTCCCGCGGGATGCGCCGCGCCTGGCGCCGCTCCAGCCGTCGGCTCGGCTGAGCAAACCCCGCGCAAGCGGCTGCGATGA